A region of Fibrobacter succinogenes subsp. succinogenes S85 DNA encodes the following proteins:
- a CDS encoding DNA repair helicase XPB has translation MNPNGAIIVQSNLEIMVEVDNPNYTTARDAIAPFTELVKSPEHLHTYKISHLSLWNAAATGLRAPEVLERLESQSRYPIPPTVVTEIEDYMARYGLLRLKKEDDRLLMESDDKLMFLEICKLKDVEPFIIEHIDDTHVVVDPERRGHLKMVLTNAGFPVEDLAGYTVGDPLPIQLRETTVSGKPFKLRDYQKDAAQVFYASGSEKGGSGVIVLPCGSGKTVIGLATMALVQTKTLILTPNISSSRQWIREICDKTNLTLDQVKEYSGEVKEIGPVTVATYQILTQRKRAKKGDENKEGKEPEMTEEEVKKELANFPLFSQEKWGLMIYDEVHLLPAPVFRLSTEMQATRRLGLTATLVREDHKETEVFSLIGPKKFDIPWRILEAQGWIATADCNEIRIPMDPELKMKYALAPVRDKITLASTNPEKTDIVERLLKYFSKPDDRVLIIGQYIDQLEALSEDLQIPLITGKTPNKEREKLYGAFRSGAQKNLMVSKVGNFAIDLPDANVLIQISGTFGSRQEEAQRLGRVLRPKSDGGAAHFYSIVTQDSKEQEFAMNRQLFLTEQGYAYKIIKRGDWDILMRTPEELAARA, from the coding sequence ATGAATCCGAATGGCGCAATAATTGTACAAAGTAACCTCGAAATTATGGTCGAGGTCGATAATCCTAATTACACTACCGCACGTGATGCAATCGCTCCTTTTACAGAGCTTGTCAAAAGCCCAGAGCACCTGCACACTTACAAGATTTCTCATTTGAGCTTGTGGAACGCTGCCGCAACAGGCCTCCGCGCTCCCGAAGTTCTCGAAAGACTCGAGAGCCAGAGCCGCTACCCCATTCCGCCGACGGTCGTCACGGAAATCGAAGACTACATGGCTCGTTACGGTTTACTTCGTTTGAAAAAAGAAGACGACCGCTTGTTGATGGAATCTGATGATAAATTAATGTTCCTTGAAATTTGCAAGCTCAAGGACGTTGAACCTTTTATTATCGAGCACATTGACGATACGCACGTCGTCGTTGACCCGGAACGTCGTGGTCATTTGAAAATGGTCCTCACCAACGCTGGTTTCCCGGTCGAAGACTTGGCCGGTTATACCGTTGGCGACCCGCTCCCCATCCAGCTCCGCGAAACAACCGTTTCCGGCAAGCCGTTCAAGCTCCGCGATTACCAGAAGGATGCCGCACAGGTATTCTACGCCAGCGGTAGCGAAAAGGGCGGTTCCGGCGTGATTGTTCTCCCCTGCGGTTCCGGTAAGACGGTGATTGGCCTTGCCACGATGGCTTTGGTACAAACTAAGACTTTGATTTTAACGCCGAACATTTCGTCTTCTCGTCAGTGGATCCGCGAAATCTGCGACAAGACGAACCTTACGCTTGACCAGGTCAAGGAATACTCCGGCGAAGTGAAGGAAATCGGTCCGGTGACCGTTGCCACGTACCAGATTTTGACGCAGCGCAAGCGCGCCAAGAAGGGCGACGAAAACAAGGAAGGCAAGGAACCAGAAATGACCGAAGAAGAGGTCAAGAAAGAACTTGCAAACTTCCCGCTTTTCAGCCAGGAAAAGTGGGGCCTCATGATTTACGACGAAGTCCACTTGCTCCCGGCTCCGGTGTTCCGCTTGAGTACCGAAATGCAGGCCACTCGCCGCCTGGGCCTTACGGCAACGCTCGTCCGTGAAGACCACAAGGAAACCGAAGTGTTCAGTTTGATCGGACCGAAAAAGTTCGACATTCCTTGGCGCATCTTGGAAGCCCAGGGCTGGATTGCCACCGCCGACTGTAACGAAATCCGCATCCCGATGGATCCGGAACTCAAGATGAAGTACGCCCTTGCTCCGGTGCGCGACAAGATTACACTCGCAAGCACGAACCCCGAAAAGACGGACATCGTCGAACGCTTACTCAAGTACTTCAGCAAGCCCGATGACCGCGTGCTTATCATCGGCCAGTACATTGACCAGCTTGAAGCACTTTCCGAAGACTTGCAGATTCCGCTGATTACCGGCAAGACGCCGAACAAGGAACGCGAAAAGCTTTACGGAGCCTTCCGTTCGGGCGCGCAGAAGAACCTCATGGTCTCGAAGGTCGGTAACTTCGCTATCGACTTGCCGGACGCCAACGTGCTTATCCAGATTTCGGGTACGTTCGGTAGCCGCCAGGAAGAAGCCCAGCGCCTCGGCCGCGTATTGCGTCCGAAGAGCGACGGCGGCGCCGCCCACTTCTACAGCATCGTGACGCAGGACTCCAAGGAACAGGAATTCGCGATGAACCGTCAGCTGTTCCTCACGGAACAGGGCTATGCCTATAAAATCATCAAGCGCGGCGACTGGGACATTCTTATGAGGACGCCCGAGGAACTCGCCGCAAGAGCATAG
- a CDS encoding outer membrane protein assembly factor BamD codes for MKNLFKCTLFVPFFLYMATVMGCSTASTKKTTHTEWCKARYEAAEKLFKAKKYGRATERLEEILSTCAGSGYMEQAQFLLAESHFNLEQWIEARGEYGSFIVNFPGSPFAETAEFRKAVSSFNMDYRIDRDESNTTTAMKDFERYLANHPNTPLRDSVNYYYNLLVDRVAEKEFQTGRLYLRMEKPQAAVIYFKEFLETYPKAQRRQEALFLISDAYTDLDQFESARQYLATAQNEAGDNVEVLKRVQKAEEKIVKAEEAYEKRLKKESEKKRLQKEEKNLAN; via the coding sequence ATGAAAAATCTTTTCAAGTGTACCCTGTTCGTTCCTTTTTTCCTTTATATGGCAACTGTGATGGGTTGTTCGACAGCCTCTACCAAGAAAACGACCCATACGGAATGGTGCAAAGCACGTTACGAAGCAGCAGAGAAACTCTTCAAGGCCAAAAAATATGGCCGAGCCACCGAAAGACTGGAAGAAATCCTTTCTACCTGTGCAGGGTCGGGCTACATGGAACAGGCTCAGTTCCTGCTCGCCGAAAGCCACTTCAACCTGGAGCAGTGGATTGAAGCCCGTGGCGAATACGGAAGCTTCATCGTGAACTTCCCGGGTTCCCCGTTTGCAGAAACCGCTGAATTCCGCAAAGCCGTTTCTTCGTTCAACATGGATTACAGAATCGACCGTGACGAATCCAACACGACGACCGCCATGAAGGACTTCGAGCGATACCTCGCGAACCACCCGAACACCCCGCTCCGCGACTCCGTCAATTATTACTACAACCTCCTCGTTGACCGCGTGGCCGAAAAGGAATTCCAGACCGGGCGTCTCTACTTGCGCATGGAAAAGCCGCAGGCTGCCGTGATTTATTTCAAGGAATTCTTGGAAACCTACCCCAAGGCGCAGCGCCGCCAGGAAGCACTGTTCCTCATTTCGGACGCCTACACCGACCTTGACCAGTTTGAATCTGCAAGGCAATACCTCGCCACTGCCCAAAACGAAGCAGGCGATAATGTCGAAGTGCTAAAGCGCGTGCAAAAGGCCGAAGAAAAAATCGTCAAGGCCGAAGAAGCCTATGAAAAGCGCCTGAAGAAGGAATCCGAAAAGAAGCGACTCCAGAAAGAAGAAAAGAATTTGGCTAACTAA
- a CDS encoding LptF/LptG family permease — translation MILVRYVLKELIGPFLASLFGITFLFVVDFLVKILDNVLSKGLPTSTVLEIFVLNLAWMLSLSIPMAVLVASLMTFGRMSGDQEITAVKAAGISPLSLMRPVLLVALLLSVLMVVFNNWVLPEANHRSVELMNAVSRKKPHVFIDAGRLITQFPGVQLWVNRIDPVSGTLYGIQIFEMEKKGAPRIVYADSASMDYVDNGATLMLRLRSGETHLVDPDDSDNYFRIRFFSQDLAMQNVDDRLERRSRSYRSDREMPVEMMWDVVTDAREKFDTASVQAKTRRLPTLMRIRDLVVGDSILPAEASGVPMADSMQFVQGLRKIRVQEAASLRATERAWGRMEGELKRAAQYMVEIHKKFSTAFACFIFVLIGAPLGIMARKGGIGTGILYSLAFFVIYWICLIGGENLADRLIVSPELAMWISNIIIGAVGILLTRAMVRDRFSGDSKVKRFFRSLGRFVVFRAIGRFFGRIFGKIAELF, via the coding sequence ATGATTTTAGTCCGCTATGTCTTGAAAGAGCTGATTGGGCCTTTTTTGGCTTCGCTCTTTGGCATTACCTTTTTGTTTGTAGTTGACTTTTTAGTCAAAATCTTGGACAATGTGTTGTCCAAGGGGCTGCCTACATCTACGGTTCTTGAAATTTTTGTGCTGAACTTGGCGTGGATGCTTTCGCTTTCGATTCCGATGGCGGTGCTTGTCGCAAGCCTTATGACGTTTGGCCGCATGTCGGGGGATCAGGAAATTACGGCTGTCAAGGCGGCGGGTATTTCGCCTTTGTCGCTCATGCGACCGGTGTTGCTTGTGGCGCTGCTTCTCTCCGTTTTGATGGTTGTGTTCAATAACTGGGTGCTCCCGGAAGCAAACCATAGGTCCGTGGAACTCATGAATGCGGTGTCTCGCAAGAAACCTCACGTGTTTATCGATGCCGGGCGACTCATTACGCAGTTCCCGGGCGTTCAACTCTGGGTGAACCGCATCGATCCTGTGTCGGGTACGCTGTACGGTATTCAAATTTTTGAAATGGAAAAGAAGGGCGCTCCGCGTATTGTCTATGCCGATAGCGCCTCGATGGACTATGTGGACAATGGGGCTACTCTTATGCTCCGTCTCCGCAGTGGCGAAACGCATCTCGTCGATCCGGACGATTCCGACAATTATTTCCGCATCCGCTTCTTCTCGCAGGATTTGGCTATGCAGAACGTGGATGACCGCCTGGAACGCCGCAGCAGGAGCTACCGCAGTGACCGCGAAATGCCGGTCGAGATGATGTGGGATGTGGTGACGGATGCCCGTGAAAAATTTGATACCGCATCCGTGCAGGCCAAGACTCGCCGTTTGCCGACTCTGATGCGCATTCGTGATCTCGTCGTGGGCGATTCAATTCTCCCGGCAGAAGCAAGTGGCGTGCCGATGGCCGATTCTATGCAGTTTGTCCAGGGACTCCGCAAAATTCGCGTGCAGGAGGCGGCATCGCTTCGCGCGACGGAACGCGCCTGGGGCCGCATGGAAGGCGAACTCAAGCGAGCCGCGCAGTACATGGTTGAAATTCACAAGAAGTTCAGTACGGCGTTTGCGTGCTTCATTTTTGTCCTGATTGGAGCTCCGCTTGGAATCATGGCGCGCAAGGGCGGCATTGGCACGGGCATTCTCTACAGTCTCGCGTTCTTTGTCATTTACTGGATTTGCCTCATCGGTGGCGAAAACCTTGCGGACCGCCTGATTGTCTCTCCGGAACTTGCCATGTGGATTTCAAATATCATTATCGGTGCCGTTGGCATCCTCCTTACACGTGCGATGGTGCGCGACCGGTTCTCTGGCGATTCCAAAGTCAAGCGGTTCTTTAGGTCCTTGGGACGCTTTGTAGTCTTTAGGGCGATTGGCCGTTTCTTCGGTCGTATTTTCGGTAAAATCGCGGAGTTGTTCTGA
- a CDS encoding LptF/LptG family permease: MKFSRYLIWNFLKMFLIVVCGAVLIFVVIDFVGNIKTWLSRDMKAVTDYYLSYLPYILYLITPVALFIAVLASVGNMARHLEMSAMQSSGQSPFKTLLPIFFLGVLMSIGSYEMSEHWLPDANHKRFEIMETNAQKRKNPRIKEKQDFTFIDSEKNSWFFKHYSGKNKLGRDVVLLVRERGRLVERYDVRSIRWIEKDSVTKDGFWRFENGFHRVFKKDGSVDVFPVRQKSMKGKVNTHPNDLINERQLPDEMDSKMVKARIDVLRRSGEDTRAMETALQFKYSAHWMNLIVLLIGAALCHRYSRSGGLSQKFGVGLLLVFSYYILERIGLKMGENGALSPFWAAWNSHFIYAGLAFVMLYRSFRL; encoded by the coding sequence ATGAAGTTCTCTCGTTATCTTATCTGGAACTTCCTGAAGATGTTCCTCATCGTGGTTTGCGGTGCTGTGCTTATTTTTGTGGTGATTGACTTTGTCGGTAATATCAAGACTTGGCTTTCCCGCGATATGAAGGCGGTGACCGATTACTACTTGAGTTACCTTCCGTATATTTTGTACTTGATTACCCCGGTAGCCTTGTTTATTGCAGTACTTGCCTCGGTGGGCAATATGGCGCGCCATCTGGAAATGAGTGCGATGCAAAGCTCTGGACAGAGCCCATTCAAGACGCTTTTGCCGATATTCTTTTTGGGCGTCCTCATGTCGATTGGTTCGTACGAAATGAGCGAACACTGGCTCCCGGATGCAAACCACAAGCGCTTTGAAATCATGGAGACAAATGCGCAGAAACGCAAGAACCCGCGCATCAAGGAAAAACAGGACTTTACGTTTATCGATAGCGAAAAGAACAGCTGGTTCTTCAAACACTATTCGGGCAAGAACAAACTGGGCCGAGACGTTGTCCTGCTGGTGCGTGAGCGTGGGCGCCTGGTCGAACGTTACGATGTCCGTTCTATCCGCTGGATTGAAAAGGATTCGGTGACCAAAGATGGGTTCTGGCGCTTTGAAAACGGGTTCCACCGCGTATTCAAGAAGGATGGTTCTGTCGATGTATTCCCTGTCCGGCAAAAGAGCATGAAGGGCAAGGTAAATACGCATCCGAACGACTTGATTAACGAACGTCAGCTTCCTGACGAAATGGATTCCAAGATGGTCAAGGCGCGTATTGATGTGCTGCGCCGTTCGGGTGAAGACACCCGTGCGATGGAGACCGCTTTACAGTTTAAGTATTCGGCACACTGGATGAACTTGATTGTCCTTTTGATCGGGGCGGCGCTTTGCCACAGGTATAGCCGTTCAGGGGGCCTTTCCCAGAAATTTGGTGTTGGCTTGTTGCTTGTATTTAGCTATTATATTCTAGAGAGAATTGGGCTTAAGATGGGTGAAAACGGGGCTCTGTCGCCGTTCTGGGCGGCGTGGAACAGTCACTTCATTTATGCCGGTCTCGCGTTTGTAATGTTATATCGATCATTCCGCTTGTAG
- a CDS encoding sensor domain-containing diguanylate cyclase codes for MSVSEILFVVAGALLGLAIQGGMFLFLIPFAVVAFSLAVLNRPSLPTGTTVIPVIKSSKRTTAITPVVSPDIRNEFTNDVKMDTNEPNSSLRVNQIWSRANSDVDKAFGDMLRCLKLLMPDANTFMIFMSGGSANELRLRTFQSDIPNCIDTGAKISENMGVMSQLLRPGVSRILEGDVLVSKRLPYYIENRKIRSLVGVPLLDRDDRRFGAILVDSLHPNAFKEVDVQALTFMAHVMYMVSFKSYVSAQNYIEQQQFSVLYRYQRKFFQTMTVKDIYKQMFEYVKENMPFDRLTILALDKPKECAGRVVYCVGVDSEQFVDKRFTLSDKGIFVLALMRNRPVFRSFTSGYADYVPRLNDSEKRNMELRQLFVMPVASEPDAKTAELAICLESRYTNRYQDHEKKLLKAFAGVAGFAYARALQVEKDKDLATRDGLTGLMNHRSLQEALRTEKVRADRKKYNIGVLMMDIDHFKRVNDTYGHPVGDEVIKGIATAISGEIRKEIDVVARYGGEEFVVALVDTTPEGMIETAERIRKAVGKLEFNVHLTDPLRVTVSIGAFLVEPEFSDMKKAVNNADQALYKAKDGGRNQVVRFETVETEAVGAV; via the coding sequence ATGTCCGTATCCGAGATTTTATTTGTTGTCGCCGGAGCTTTGCTCGGTCTTGCTATTCAGGGGGGCATGTTCCTTTTCCTTATCCCCTTTGCTGTTGTCGCATTTTCACTTGCCGTCTTGAATCGTCCAAGCCTCCCGACGGGTACGACTGTTATTCCTGTGATTAAGAGTAGCAAGCGCACGACCGCTATTACACCGGTTGTGTCTCCGGATATCCGCAACGAGTTTACGAACGACGTCAAGATGGATACGAACGAGCCGAATTCCTCGCTTCGCGTGAACCAGATCTGGTCCCGTGCAAACTCGGATGTCGACAAGGCGTTTGGCGATATGCTGCGCTGTCTCAAGCTGCTCATGCCCGATGCAAATACGTTTATGATTTTTATGAGTGGCGGTAGCGCTAACGAGCTTCGCCTGAGAACGTTCCAGAGTGATATTCCGAACTGCATCGATACAGGCGCAAAGATTTCTGAAAACATGGGCGTTATGAGCCAGCTCTTGCGTCCGGGCGTGTCTCGCATTTTGGAAGGCGACGTGCTTGTGAGCAAGCGTCTCCCGTACTACATTGAAAACCGCAAGATCCGTTCCTTGGTGGGTGTTCCGCTCCTGGACCGTGATGATCGCCGCTTTGGTGCTATCTTGGTGGATTCCTTGCATCCGAACGCCTTTAAGGAAGTTGATGTTCAGGCCCTTACGTTCATGGCTCATGTGATGTACATGGTGAGCTTCAAGAGCTACGTTTCTGCACAGAACTACATTGAACAGCAACAGTTCAGCGTGCTTTACCGCTACCAGCGCAAGTTCTTCCAGACCATGACGGTGAAGGATATCTACAAGCAAATGTTTGAATATGTCAAGGAGAACATGCCGTTCGACCGCTTGACGATTTTGGCGTTGGACAAACCGAAGGAATGCGCTGGCCGAGTCGTTTACTGCGTGGGTGTGGATTCCGAACAGTTTGTCGATAAACGCTTTACGTTGTCCGATAAGGGCATCTTTGTGCTTGCTCTCATGAGGAACCGTCCGGTGTTCCGTTCGTTTACTTCGGGCTATGCCGATTACGTGCCGCGCCTGAACGATTCTGAAAAGCGCAATATGGAATTGCGTCAGTTGTTTGTAATGCCGGTGGCTTCTGAACCGGATGCAAAGACGGCTGAACTTGCCATCTGCCTTGAAAGCCGTTACACGAACCGCTACCAGGATCACGAAAAGAAACTCCTCAAGGCTTTTGCCGGTGTCGCAGGTTTTGCTTATGCCCGTGCGCTCCAGGTTGAAAAGGACAAGGACCTTGCGACGCGCGACGGTCTCACGGGACTCATGAACCACCGCTCTCTGCAAGAAGCGCTCCGCACTGAAAAGGTGCGTGCCGACCGCAAGAAGTATAACATCGGCGTCTTGATGATGGACATTGACCACTTCAAGCGCGTGAACGATACGTATGGACACCCGGTTGGTGACGAAGTGATTAAGGGTATTGCAACGGCGATTAGCGGTGAAATCCGCAAGGAAATTGACGTCGTGGCTCGCTATGGCGGTGAAGAATTTGTGGTGGCTCTCGTCGATACGACTCCGGAAGGCATGATTGAAACGGCTGAACGCATCCGCAAGGCGGTGGGCAAGCTTGAATTCAACGTGCATTTGACGGACCCGCTGCGTGTGACGGTCAGCATTGGCGCCTTCCTTGTGGAACCGGAGTTCTCGGACATGAAGAAGGCGGTGAACAATGCGGACCAGGCTCTCTACAAGGCAAAGGATGGCGGCCGCAACCAGGTCGTGCGTTTTGAAACCGTTGAAACTGAAGCGGTGGGAGCTGTTTAG
- a CDS encoding sodium:solute symporter yields the protein MFTALDWIVLFAYLLLSLAIGLWVSRGNKNLKEYMFGGGSMPWVAVGISLIATSVSATTFLGAPADVYGDDMTFLMFQIGALLSIFVVGFVFIPRFRTSGISSAYELFEVRFGSRSVRRLAAVFYCLHLLLRTGILLYAPSLVLAQTLHIDLKLAIIVSAAIAIFYTWFGGIKAVIWTDVMQFCVFFGGGVLVLLIIANQVGGFGEMATLASEAGKTRWWNPSMDVSNARTLISAGFAYAILEIAIRGCDQQFVQRYLSCKDVKAANRSSVLSMVLGCAVSILFYWVGAALFVFYKKSQVATLPEGLGQNDVFPYFIVNALPSGVTGLIVAAICAAAMSSLSGAINSLSNTSERDFLGWDESAGMGGLKRAKIWTVVWGVLGVFFALFAATQQGSLLKNAIFFTGLFTGPLLGMFLLAFFADKVFGTAEKALRAWVVIVAVLCGMASLVLFQGIPAFGVKAVFGGIFSWPWLPFISMTTTIVVALVVNFVANVVCAKRK from the coding sequence ATGTTCACTGCTCTTGATTGGATTGTCTTATTCGCTTACTTGCTCCTCTCGCTTGCGATTGGGCTCTGGGTTTCTCGTGGCAACAAGAACCTCAAGGAATACATGTTCGGTGGCGGCTCGATGCCGTGGGTGGCCGTGGGCATTAGCCTTATTGCAACTTCCGTGAGTGCGACGACATTCTTGGGCGCTCCAGCCGATGTCTATGGCGACGACATGACATTTTTGATGTTCCAGATTGGTGCGCTATTGAGCATTTTTGTGGTGGGCTTTGTTTTTATCCCGCGTTTCCGCACGTCTGGTATTTCGAGCGCTTATGAACTTTTTGAAGTGCGTTTTGGGAGCCGCTCGGTGCGCCGTTTGGCTGCTGTCTTTTACTGCTTGCATTTGCTTTTGCGCACGGGCATATTGCTTTACGCGCCCTCGCTTGTGCTTGCGCAGACTTTGCACATCGATTTGAAACTTGCAATTATCGTTTCTGCTGCGATTGCGATTTTCTACACGTGGTTTGGCGGCATTAAGGCGGTCATTTGGACCGACGTGATGCAATTCTGCGTGTTCTTTGGCGGTGGCGTGCTTGTGCTTTTGATTATCGCAAATCAAGTGGGTGGCTTTGGCGAAATGGCGACGCTCGCCAGCGAAGCGGGCAAGACTCGTTGGTGGAATCCATCGATGGATGTTTCGAATGCGCGCACGCTCATCTCGGCGGGCTTTGCGTATGCAATTCTAGAAATTGCCATTCGTGGTTGCGACCAGCAGTTTGTGCAGCGCTACCTCAGCTGCAAGGACGTGAAGGCGGCAAACCGTTCAAGTGTGCTTTCGATGGTGCTCGGTTGCGCGGTCTCGATTCTCTTTTATTGGGTGGGGGCTGCACTCTTTGTGTTTTACAAGAAATCTCAGGTTGCTACGCTCCCTGAAGGTCTCGGACAGAATGACGTGTTCCCGTACTTTATTGTAAATGCGCTCCCGTCTGGCGTGACGGGCTTGATTGTCGCTGCCATTTGTGCAGCGGCCATGAGCAGTCTTTCGGGCGCCATCAATTCGCTTAGCAATACGTCCGAGCGCGATTTCCTCGGCTGGGACGAATCTGCGGGAATGGGCGGGCTCAAGCGTGCTAAAATCTGGACGGTCGTCTGGGGCGTGCTCGGCGTGTTCTTTGCGCTCTTTGCCGCAACACAGCAGGGGAGCCTTCTTAAGAACGCCATCTTCTTTACAGGGCTTTTCACAGGGCCGCTTCTTGGCATGTTCCTCCTCGCGTTCTTTGCGGATAAGGTCTTTGGAACTGCTGAAAAGGCGTTACGCGCCTGGGTTGTGATTGTCGCAGTGCTTTGCGGTATGGCTAGCCTCGTCTTGTTCCAGGGAATCCCTGCGTTTGGCGTGAAAGCTGTCTTCGGCGGCATCTTTAGCTGGCCGTGGTTGCCCTTCATCAGCATGACTACCACTATCGTTGTGGCACTTGTTGTGAATTTTGTGGCGAATGTTGTTTGCGCAAAACGCAAATAA
- a CDS encoding tetratricopeptide repeat protein: MANESNNNQSELKAFFVQHGTKIAVAFVILFAIIAGIVQYKEARKVAAAEQSELIGMGLTYLYAGEKDSALVEFENKIASGKLEGLALAKASLLAANIKYEKRDYDGAALLFQNSLDNAGSVALVRSAAMHGLAAVKMEKGDFSAAANFLEKYIAEFGKRTGDKEDRYQKDEPADEVPMVADAMWKLTLVYQQLGASDKAKATAERLLHIYGDNRAFADKARKFLAAL; this comes from the coding sequence ATGGCTAACGAATCTAATAATAACCAATCTGAACTTAAAGCCTTCTTTGTCCAGCACGGTACGAAGATCGCTGTGGCGTTTGTTATCCTCTTCGCAATTATCGCTGGCATTGTCCAGTATAAGGAAGCTCGCAAGGTGGCTGCTGCTGAACAGAGCGAACTCATCGGTATGGGCCTTACTTACCTCTATGCAGGCGAAAAGGATAGCGCTCTCGTTGAATTCGAAAACAAGATTGCTTCTGGCAAGCTTGAAGGTCTTGCTCTCGCCAAGGCTTCGCTCCTCGCTGCAAACATCAAGTATGAAAAGCGCGACTATGATGGCGCTGCTCTCCTCTTCCAGAACTCTTTGGATAACGCTGGTTCCGTCGCTCTCGTGCGTTCGGCTGCCATGCACGGTCTTGCCGCTGTGAAGATGGAAAAGGGCGACTTCTCCGCCGCAGCAAACTTCCTCGAAAAGTACATTGCTGAATTCGGCAAGCGCACTGGTGACAAGGAAGACCGCTATCAGAAGGACGAACCGGCTGACGAGGTCCCGATGGTTGCAGACGCCATGTGGAAGCTCACACTCGTGTACCAGCAGCTCGGTGCAAGCGACAAGGCTAAGGCTACGGCAGAACGCTTGCTCCATATCTATGGTGACAATCGCGCATTCGCAGACAAGGCTCGTAAGTTCCTCGCTGCTCTCTAA
- a CDS encoding rhomboid family intramembrane serine protease, translated as MPRFMSPMIRRRPDADKLGTDPRAAQDFAPSPITRDIDFSQTAQPSTEQGSEQLEEQPQIPPDVRISEGGFRQIRDESLVLLSQGISHRIERSEEGPFQIFVEPEKRRMAQFQIRLYHRENPPRDENPPLPLKFTLHPLWVLAIPIACTLLDFSDISIQMHNAGIADASKILRGEWWRTITAMTLHADSRHLASNLVSGFLALSLLHYRIPLAKLVPFLAVASAVANFFVALTVQTSFRSLGFSGFVFATIGCLAVIEFRLMPRETHGLLRRFAPLCGAASLAVFLGLGENADILGHLYGFIAGLLCGFIPKKKTLRWGAPTVAADILWIAAYYALFIIGWVLAF; from the coding sequence ATGCCCCGCTTTATGTCGCCCATGATTCGCCGCCGACCGGATGCAGACAAACTCGGCACAGACCCGCGTGCAGCCCAAGATTTCGCGCCATCCCCGATTACACGAGACATTGATTTTTCGCAGACCGCGCAGCCTTCAACAGAACAAGGCTCCGAGCAACTCGAAGAACAGCCTCAGATTCCGCCCGATGTCCGCATCAGCGAGGGCGGTTTCAGGCAAATCCGCGACGAGAGTCTCGTGCTTTTGTCTCAGGGAATTTCGCACCGCATCGAGCGCTCTGAAGAAGGCCCGTTCCAAATTTTCGTGGAGCCCGAAAAACGCCGCATGGCGCAATTCCAGATCCGCCTCTACCACCGCGAAAATCCACCGCGCGACGAGAACCCGCCGCTCCCACTAAAATTCACGTTACACCCGCTCTGGGTACTTGCCATTCCCATCGCCTGTACGCTGTTAGATTTTTCAGACATTTCCATCCAGATGCACAACGCAGGCATTGCCGATGCATCAAAAATCTTGCGCGGAGAATGGTGGCGCACAATTACCGCCATGACGCTCCATGCCGATAGCCGCCACCTAGCGAGCAACCTCGTCTCGGGATTCTTAGCGCTGAGCCTGCTACATTACCGCATTCCGCTTGCAAAGCTCGTGCCGTTCCTGGCGGTCGCAAGTGCAGTCGCTAACTTCTTCGTTGCGCTCACAGTGCAGACAAGCTTCCGCTCGCTCGGCTTTTCCGGCTTCGTTTTTGCAACCATCGGTTGCCTCGCCGTCATTGAGTTCCGTCTCATGCCGCGCGAAACGCACGGCCTGCTCCGTCGCTTTGCGCCGCTCTGCGGCGCCGCCTCGCTCGCCGTGTTCCTCGGCCTCGGTGAAAATGCCGACATCCTCGGCCACCTGTACGGTTTCATCGCAGGCCTACTTTGCGGATTCATCCCCAAAAAGAAGACGCTCCGCTGGGGAGCGCCAACAGTCGCAGCCGACATCCTTTGGATTGCCGCCTACTACGCCTTATTTATCATCGGTTGGGTCTTAGCCTTTTAA